Proteins encoded in a region of the Zea mays cultivar B73 chromosome 2, Zm-B73-REFERENCE-NAM-5.0, whole genome shotgun sequence genome:
- the LOC100285093 gene encoding uncharacterized protein LOC100285093, whose protein sequence is MKQKIVIKVSMPCERSRTKAMTLAAGANGVISVAIAGEKLEVVGDDVDPVRLASCLRRKVGHADILQVEEVKDKKPSEDPKPPPAPPAPQPVVVHPPPPHWPHCYPGGYHHHHHHHHHPPPPPVVVCDEPSGCHIM, encoded by the exons ATGAAG CAAAAGATCGTGATCAAGGTGAGCATGCCGTGCGAGAGGAGCCGGACCAAAGCCATGACGCTGGCCGCCGGAGCAAATG GGGTGATATCGGTGGCGATCGCCGGGGAGAAGCTGGAGGTGGTCGGCGACGACGTCGACCCGGTCAGGCTGGCCAGCTGCCTGCGCAGGAAGGTCGGCCACGCCGACATCCTGCAAGTGGAGGAAGTCAAGGACAAGAAGCCGTCCGAGGACCCCAAGCCGCCGCCGGCGCCGCCGGCGCCGCAGCCCGTGGTCGTGCACCCGCCGCCGCCGCACTGGCCGCACTGCTACCCCGGaggctaccaccaccaccaccaccaccaccaccacccgccgccgccgccggtggtCGTCTGTGACGAGCCCAGCGGCTGCCACATCATGTAA
- the LOC103646341 gene encoding uncharacterized protein, translating to MSGEMRKEMVIRVQTSSEKGNSKAIKAAAAISGVESVMTIAGEDKSLLLVIRGVGIDSDRITKKLRRKVGHAEVVELRTVDAAAADHAPYRYYHASPSPSPSPYRYYGGMDHRYGGAGGGYPAAQYQQQHDYQLYHPAAATTHTVVHHEYATDPNGCSVM from the exons ATGTCAGGAGAAATGAGG aaGGAGATGGTCATAAGGGTGCAGACGAGCTCCGAgaagggcaacagcaaagctatcAAGGCGGCCGCTGCGATCTCAGGGGTGGAGTCCGTGATGACGATCGCCGGCGAGGACAAGAGCCTGCTGCTGGTGATCCGCGGCGTCGGCATCGACTCCGACCGCATCACCAAGAAGCTGCGCCGCAAGGTGGGCCACGCCGAGGTGGTGGAGCTGCGGACCgtcgacgccgccgccgccgaccacGCGCCGTACCGCTACTACCAcgcgagcccgagcccgagcccgagcccgtaCCGCTACTACGGCGGCATGGACCACCGCTACGGCGGCGCCGGCGGAGGGTACCCCGCCGCGCAGTACCAGCAGCAGCACGACTACCAGCTGTACCACCCGGCGGCTGCCACCACGCACACGGTGGTGCACCACGAGTACGCGACCGACCCCAACGGCTGCTCGGTCATGTGA
- the LOC109944496 gene encoding disease resistance protein Pik-1, whose protein sequence is MKQRIVIKVQMTCDKCRKNALALACSTYGVQSVGIEGEERDHQLVVIGDGVDATCLASGLRKKVKAGRADIVKVEAVGDEKEATTKDDAAASSGSNPNPVAGWPPQWYPYHPGYYCPGPGVVHPYAGHCLVEDPCADDEAPWRCTIM, encoded by the exons ATGAAG CAAAGGATTGTGATCAAGGTGCAGATGACCTGCGACAAGTGCCGTAAAAACGCTCTGGCTCTAGCTTGCTCGACatatg GAGTGCAATCGGTGGGGATCGAGGGTGAGGAGCGGGACCACCAGCTCGTGGTGATCGGCGACGGCGTCGACGCCACCTGCCTGGCGAGCGGCCTGCGGAAGAAGGTGAAGGCGGGCAGGGCGGACATCGTGAAGGTGGAAGCGGTGGGCGACGAGAAGGAGGCGACGACGAAGGACGACGCGGCCGCCAGTAGTGGTAGTAATCCTAATCCCGTGGCCGGGTGGCCGCCGCAGTGGTACCCCTACCATCCCGGCTACTACTGCCCAGGGCCGGGCGTCGTCCACCCGTACGCCGGCCACTGCCTTGTCGAAGACCCTTGCGCCGACGACGAGGCTCCGTGGCGGTGCACCATCATGTAG